The window TGGAGAAGGTGTTTCCGGGCACACCCATCGGACTGTGCAAATTCCATTTCCTCAGGGATCTAGGCAGGGACATCATGGAATACAGGCACACGCTGCTCGGCAAGACGCTCGGGCGTCTCGGAACAAAGAGTGCACTGAAACGTGTGCTGCAGTCGCTGCCTGCATACGACACAAAACTGCTGCGTGAGGTGGGCGAGGACTACTGTTCGGACGGCGCCGGTCTCGCGAGAATGGTCGTGAGGCACACGCTGGAGGAACTGGTCTATACCGGTGAAAGCAGCGGCCGCGGCTTCCCGTTCTCCCTCAGGCACCTCGAATTCGTGACGGACTGCCTGTCGGCGCTTCCGTCGCTCAGGGAGATGGACGCAGTCACGAACGACGCGCCGATTGCACAGGCGATAGCGGCGCTGGAACTGCTTGCCGCAGACGCGCTCGCGACGAGACTCACCAAAGAACTCACAGGCATAAACGGCGTATTCTGCAAACTGAGGATTGCCATGTACCCGAAGCACGGGGGCACGCCGCTTTCAGACGAGCCGAAACGCACCAATGGGGAGATGGAGGAGGACTGCGAAACTGTCATCGGCACACTGGATGTGTACATGAAGACAAACATACCTCCATACATGCTGGAGGCTGCAAAGCACATAGTCGAACAGTACAGTAAATGGAAGAGCCATCTCTTCGTGAGGGAACTCGACGGCATTGCCCACACGAACAACTCGCTGGAACAGCTGTTCAGGAGGGTGAGGCGCAATGTCAGGCGCAGGTGCGGCGACATGGCAACGGGCCACCAGCTCACGCTGAACGGGGAGCGCCTGCTGCTCTTTCAAAACATATCGAACAGGAAATACATCGCGGCAGTATTCGGCAATGAGGACATTGCCTCCGTGTTCGGAAGGGAGAGGGCACTCCTTCCGAAAACTGTTGCCATGACTCACAGGAAACGGGCGGAACTGCTGGAAAAGGGCAGGCGGATGCTGCACTCGGGCAATGTGCCCGTCACTGTCTATACGGATAAACTGTGGGATGAGGCGCAGGCCGCGAGGCAGGCGCAGGCGGCACAGCACGGCTGACACTGCTCCTGCAAGAATGGAAGGTCGGTCATGTTTCAGAAGCTGATGTATCTGCGGCACTCATTGCCTAACCCTTTATGTCCGCCATAGGGGCGCTTCATCCCATGAATGAATTCTCGGGCTTTCGCGACCTTTTTAGGTAATCATTTCTGTCCGCGCTGACCAGCGGCACGGTGCAGTAATTCATCCTTTCCAGCGCCGGAAATGCGGCGTATGCCGTATCGTGTGTCTGTTGCAACTGTCTGAATGTGCGCACAATCTCTGTTTCATCATGAATCGGCAGGCAGGCAAAAGGACTGCGGTCGCAGGGACATTACGCATCTGCCGGCTCTGCATTTGTGCCGTCATGTTTTGTTACCGTGACAGTTCTACTCCGGATAACGTCTTTGGAACAAACTCTGCGCCACTGTCTGGCAGTCATGTCAGTGGAGAATCACCTGCCGTGAAGCGCCGCCGCAACGATCAGCGGCAGTGTTATGGTTGCATCGCCTTCGACAGTCACATGCCTTGCATCAGTCCTGAGTTTTCCCCAGGAAATCGCCTCCCTGGTCTGTGCGCCTGACAGGCTGCCGTCAAATTCGTTCGCGGTAGTGAGATAAACAGCGTAATCCAGACCGCCCCTGAACTGATTCCACCAGATTGTATGGTGCTTCGATATTCCTCCGCCTATCATGATGGCACCTGTTTTCTTTGCAGAAAATACAATATCGGATAGCATGTGCTCATCCTTCAGCAGATCCACATTGAAGTCTCTGTGTTTCTGCCAGAACATCCAGAGTTGCGAACCTACCGCGCCGTCTGTTATCCCGGGCACGAACACAGGTATACTGTTTTTGCTTGACCAGTAAAGCAGGCTCTGCCTGCTGCCTGCAAATTCGCCCAGCCTGTCCAGCAGCTCGGCGGTCGAAGGTTTTCTGATGCCTTCTGAATAGATTTCCTCAAGGAATTTCTGCATTTTCTCTTCTATTATTGGGCCGTATGATCCTTCGGGGATGAGTATGTTTCCGAGACGGTGGATGCCCTTCTTTTTAAGCTCCACGTCGTCCATCTCGAAACTGCCATGGTAATAGTCTTTCCAAATCCTTGCAAGGTCGTGATCAAGGGTGCCGCAGGTGGTAATAACAGCCGAAACGGTTTTGTCCCTGATCAGCTTGAGAAGAACACCGCGTGTACCGGTAGACACTATGTCGGCTGGAAAGGAGAGGAAAATATATGCATGCGATGAAATCATCTTCCGGACAATCCTCACCGCCTCCCCTACCTTCCTGGCAGTGAATCCGCCGGATCTGTACATCTGCTCCGTCAGATCGTGGAAGGTTGAACATCTGTCAATATCCATGTCGACGACTTTTTCGGCATTAATGTGCTTCATAGCCTGAGTGAATGTAAACGGATAGAAATATTATTACAATCCGCTGTTCAAAAGATTGATTAACCAAATCGCCGGTAGGACGGACTATGGTGACATCGTAGGTGACGGAGCGGATTCCCCCACACAAGCACTGCAAGCAGTGCGGAAAGCCCGTTTCAATGGACGAAACATTCTGCTCGAACGGGTGCCGCGACGACTACAGGAATATGCTGCGGAAGAGGAAGAGGCAGCTCTATCTCTATTACGTCCTGATCATGATAATTCTTCTACTTGCCCTGACCTACGTGAGCAGGTTATGA of the Candidatus Sysuiplasma jiujiangense genome contains:
- a CDS encoding deoxyhypusine synthase, encoding MKHINAEKVVDMDIDRCSTFHDLTEQMYRSGGFTARKVGEAVRIVRKMISSHAYIFLSFPADIVSTGTRGVLLKLIRDKTVSAVITTCGTLDHDLARIWKDYYHGSFEMDDVELKKKGIHRLGNILIPEGSYGPIIEEKMQKFLEEIYSEGIRKPSTAELLDRLGEFAGSRQSLLYWSSKNSIPVFVPGITDGAVGSQLWMFWQKHRDFNVDLLKDEHMLSDIVFSAKKTGAIMIGGGISKHHTIWWNQFRGGLDYAVYLTTANEFDGSLSGAQTREAISWGKLRTDARHVTVEGDATITLPLIVAAALHGR
- a CDS encoding DUF2116 family Zn-ribbon domain-containing protein, coding for MTERIPPHKHCKQCGKPVSMDETFCSNGCRDDYRNMLRKRKRQLYLYYVLIMIILLLALTYVSRL